Proteins encoded together in one Thermomonospora curvata DSM 43183 window:
- the lhgO gene encoding L-2-hydroxyglutarate oxidase, whose product MADEVIGIVGAGIIGLAIGREITRRRPGTRVVVMEKEDRVSAHQTGHNSGVVHAGIYYKPGSLKARLCTRGKEMLREYCTERGLPYEEVGKLVVAVTPEDVTRMNALYERADTNAVPGLQRLGPAGIKEIEPHARGLAALHSPRTAITDFVRIAESFAEDIAAAGGEVRLSFPVTRITEAGGKLEVGSLERSVRVDRLIVCAGIHTDRVAALAGDEREPQIVPFRGEYMIVSDEKKDLIRGLIYPVPDPRYPFLGVHFTRRVNGVVDVGPNAVLAMAREGYRRSNVSFEDLREIAAWPGFWRMARRHWVTGVKEMYGSLSKRAYMRAAQRYVPAIGPKDVVRGPAGVRAQALDRDGSLVEDFRINRLGPITTVRNAPSPAATSSMAIAEYVVDVFDGKDPS is encoded by the coding sequence ATGGCTGACGAGGTCATCGGCATCGTCGGGGCCGGGATCATCGGCCTGGCGATCGGCCGGGAGATCACCCGGCGCAGGCCCGGCACGCGGGTCGTCGTCATGGAGAAGGAGGACCGTGTGTCCGCCCACCAGACGGGCCACAACTCCGGCGTCGTGCACGCGGGCATCTACTACAAGCCGGGCAGCCTCAAAGCCAGGCTGTGCACCCGGGGCAAGGAGATGCTGCGCGAGTACTGCACCGAGCGCGGCCTGCCGTATGAGGAGGTCGGCAAGCTCGTCGTCGCGGTCACCCCCGAAGACGTCACCCGGATGAACGCGCTTTACGAGCGCGCCGACACCAACGCCGTGCCCGGGCTGCAGCGCCTCGGCCCCGCGGGGATCAAGGAGATCGAGCCGCACGCCCGGGGACTGGCCGCACTGCACTCGCCCCGGACCGCGATCACCGACTTCGTGCGCATCGCCGAGTCCTTCGCCGAGGACATCGCGGCGGCCGGGGGAGAGGTGCGGCTGTCCTTCCCCGTCACCCGCATCACCGAGGCCGGCGGGAAGCTGGAGGTCGGCTCGCTGGAACGGTCCGTGCGAGTGGACCGGCTGATCGTCTGCGCCGGCATCCACACCGACAGGGTCGCCGCGCTGGCCGGGGACGAGCGCGAGCCGCAGATCGTCCCGTTCCGGGGCGAGTACATGATCGTCTCCGACGAGAAGAAAGACTTGATCCGCGGGCTCATCTACCCCGTGCCCGACCCCCGCTACCCCTTCCTCGGCGTGCATTTCACGCGGCGGGTCAACGGCGTCGTGGACGTCGGCCCGAACGCCGTCCTCGCCATGGCCCGTGAGGGCTACCGCCGCTCGAACGTCTCCTTTGAGGACCTGCGGGAGATCGCCGCGTGGCCGGGTTTTTGGCGCATGGCGCGCCGCCACTGGGTCACCGGTGTCAAGGAAATGTACGGCTCTCTTTCCAAGCGGGCCTATATGCGGGCGGCGCAGCGGTATGTGCCCGCGATCGGCCCCAAGGACGTCGTGCGGGGACCTGCGGGCGTGCGCGCCCAGGCCCTGGACCGGGACGGCTCCCTGGTCGAGGACTTCCGCATCAACCGGCTCGGCCCGATCACCACGGTGCGCAACGCGCCCTCGCCGGCGGCGACCTCGTCCATGGCGATCGCCGAGTACGTCGTGGACGTCTTCGACGGGAAAGACCCCTCATGA
- a CDS encoding fumarylacetoacetate hydrolase family protein: protein MRIARFSIGDEVAFGVVEGDTVAAIAAHPFGEIRFTGARFPLEKVRLLAPILPSKVVAIGKNYAEHAREMGSEPPAEPVIFSKPSTAVIGPGEAIAYPQKLTQRVDYEGELAVVIGRMCREVPASRVPEVILGYTCANDVTARDLQQRDGQWTRAKGFDTFCPLGPWIETRADPSDLAITTTVNGEVRQSARTSQLMHDVPALIEYVSQVMTLLPGDIILTGTPAGVGPLEIGDEVSVTIESIGTLTNRVAARD from the coding sequence TTGCGTATCGCAAGGTTCTCCATCGGTGACGAGGTGGCCTTCGGCGTGGTCGAAGGCGACACCGTCGCCGCCATCGCCGCTCATCCGTTCGGGGAGATACGGTTCACCGGGGCTCGGTTCCCGCTTGAGAAGGTGCGGCTGCTGGCGCCGATCCTGCCCAGCAAGGTGGTGGCGATCGGCAAGAACTACGCCGAGCACGCCCGGGAGATGGGCAGTGAGCCGCCGGCCGAACCGGTGATCTTCTCCAAGCCGTCCACCGCCGTGATCGGTCCCGGCGAGGCCATCGCCTACCCGCAAAAGCTCACCCAGCGGGTGGACTACGAAGGGGAGCTGGCCGTGGTGATCGGCCGGATGTGCCGGGAGGTGCCGGCCTCCCGGGTCCCGGAGGTGATCCTCGGCTACACCTGCGCCAACGACGTCACCGCCCGCGATCTGCAGCAGCGCGACGGACAGTGGACGCGGGCCAAGGGCTTTGACACCTTCTGCCCGCTCGGCCCCTGGATCGAGACCCGGGCCGACCCGTCCGACCTGGCCATCACCACCACCGTCAACGGGGAGGTCCGCCAGTCGGCGCGCACCTCGCAGCTGATGCACGATGTGCCCGCGCTGATCGAGTACGTCAGCCAGGTGATGACCCTGCTGCCCGGCGACATCATCTTGACCGGCACCCCGGCCGGGGTGGGGCCGCTGGAGATCGGGGACGAGGTGTCGGTGACCATCGAGTCGATCGGCACCCTCACCAACCGCGTCGCCGCCCGCGACTGA
- a CDS encoding cellulose binding domain-containing protein: MSTDEPGYVPPDHETTVEIPLPGKPPAGHPGQAEDTVADHGLPDGRDEAEQTLADPPGPRAGGAAPDATVRDPQDPWAPARHDLPGDSGERNAEAGQGEWTELFGSEDARREAAAPQPSERPAEPAATASLSPLAAAAVPPGATVPDRADASRPEPQPDAPDSTGARPLPPPIASHEQASPAPDAQAPATDTAPAVLPLPDRPVASARPVNAPGAQRPPAGGRRGSRAPLAVAAALVLLFAVVAGVSALTLMRGGKDGEATTAKPPAGGASSAPGEDGSGGTGAPAGEAPPGAGGSGVPAPAQDAPAPGASPQDGAPAPGRAPADPTPPPRDPIGPVLRGKGLTYQLVQHDPGYYEGLLIITNHGAEPMREWTITFETPGADVKHVWGGELVRGGDRVQIRSLDGAPQIPPGGTWEVRFGAAGSPVEPRKCRFNDRECGLE, encoded by the coding sequence TTGAGCACCGACGAACCGGGCTACGTCCCGCCCGACCACGAGACGACCGTGGAGATCCCGCTGCCCGGCAAGCCGCCGGCCGGACATCCCGGCCAGGCCGAGGACACCGTGGCCGACCACGGGCTCCCCGATGGCCGGGACGAGGCGGAGCAGACCCTCGCAGACCCGCCCGGCCCGCGGGCCGGCGGCGCCGCGCCGGATGCGACGGTGCGGGATCCGCAGGACCCCTGGGCGCCTGCGCGCCATGACCTCCCAGGCGATTCCGGGGAACGCAATGCGGAGGCCGGACAGGGAGAGTGGACCGAGCTGTTCGGCAGCGAGGACGCCCGCCGGGAGGCGGCTGCGCCCCAGCCCTCGGAACGGCCCGCGGAACCGGCCGCCACGGCCTCACTCAGCCCGCTCGCCGCGGCGGCCGTGCCTCCCGGTGCCACCGTGCCCGACCGCGCGGACGCCTCCCGCCCGGAGCCGCAGCCGGATGCACCGGATTCCACCGGTGCCCGGCCGTTGCCGCCGCCCATCGCCTCCCATGAACAGGCTTCCCCCGCGCCGGACGCGCAGGCCCCGGCGACCGATACGGCCCCCGCCGTGCTTCCGCTTCCCGACCGCCCCGTCGCCTCGGCGAGGCCGGTGAACGCCCCCGGCGCGCAGCGGCCGCCCGCGGGCGGCCGGCGCGGCTCACGGGCACCGCTGGCCGTGGCGGCGGCCCTGGTGCTGCTCTTCGCCGTGGTCGCCGGGGTGTCGGCGCTCACCCTGATGCGCGGCGGGAAGGACGGCGAGGCGACCACCGCCAAGCCCCCGGCCGGCGGCGCCTCCAGCGCGCCCGGTGAGGACGGGTCCGGAGGGACCGGCGCGCCGGCGGGAGAGGCGCCACCGGGAGCGGGCGGCTCCGGCGTCCCCGCACCGGCGCAGGACGCCCCGGCGCCCGGGGCGTCACCGCAGGACGGCGCGCCGGCCCCCGGGCGGGCGCCGGCCGACCCCACGCCGCCGCCTCGCGACCCCATCGGCCCGGTGCTGCGCGGCAAAGGGCTGACCTACCAGCTCGTCCAGCACGATCCCGGCTACTACGAGGGACTGCTGATCATCACCAACCACGGTGCCGAGCCCATGCGGGAGTGGACGATCACCTTCGAGACGCCCGGCGCCGACGTCAAGCACGTCTGGGGCGGTGAGCTGGTGCGCGGCGGCGACCGCGTGCAGATCCGCAGCCTGGACGGCGCTCCGCAGATCCCGCCGGGCGGCACCTGGGAGGTCCGCTTCGGCGCCGCCGGCAGCCCGGTCGAGCCGAGGAAATGCCGCTTCAACGACCGCGAGTGCGGCCTGGAGTGA
- a CDS encoding antibiotic biosynthesis monooxygenase family protein has product MSVVKINVLTVSEEMRSELERRFSGRAGLVESADGFEHFELLRPVDGTDRYLVYTRWRSEEDFKKWTESQAFQRGHAEAAKDAEAAGHGHGHGHGGPAASNAELWSFEVIQSAEPKPKEG; this is encoded by the coding sequence ATGTCGGTCGTGAAGATCAATGTGCTGACCGTCAGCGAGGAGATGCGCAGCGAGCTGGAGCGCCGGTTCAGCGGCCGGGCGGGGCTGGTGGAGTCGGCCGACGGCTTTGAGCACTTCGAGCTGCTGCGGCCGGTGGACGGGACCGACCGTTACTTGGTGTACACGCGTTGGCGCAGCGAGGAAGATTTCAAGAAGTGGACCGAGAGCCAGGCGTTCCAGCGGGGGCACGCCGAGGCCGCCAAGGACGCCGAGGCCGCGGGGCACGGCCACGGCCACGGGCACGGCGGCCCTGCGGCCTCGAACGCGGAACTGTGGAGCTTTGAGGTCATCCAGAGCGCCGAGCCCAAGCCCAAGGAGGGCTGA
- a CDS encoding GNAT family N-acetyltransferase, whose product MSTRVSDNPAASRYEIHIAGRLAGFVRYQPRGGAVALIHTEVAEEYEGQGVGSALARGVLDELRSKGVRVVPLCPFIKGYIRRHPEYRDLVATD is encoded by the coding sequence ATGAGCACACGGGTCAGTGACAACCCCGCCGCGAGCCGCTACGAGATCCACATAGCCGGCCGCCTCGCCGGGTTCGTCCGGTATCAGCCGCGCGGCGGCGCGGTCGCCCTCATCCATACCGAGGTGGCCGAGGAGTATGAGGGCCAGGGCGTCGGCAGCGCCCTGGCCCGCGGCGTCCTGGACGAGTTGCGCTCCAAGGGCGTGCGGGTGGTGCCTTTGTGCCCGTTCATCAAGGGCTACATCAGGCGGCACCCCGAGTACCGGGACCTGGTGGCCACGGACTGA
- the cimA gene encoding citramalate synthase, whose translation MYGDGFHVYDTTLRDGAQQEGLNLSVADKLAVARHLDELGVGFIEGGWPGANPKDTEFFRRARTELNLKNAQLAAFGATRRPGLKAADDPLVAALRESEAPVVTLVAKSHDRHVELALRTTLEENLAMIRDTVSHLRAEGRRVFVDAEHFFDGFKANRAYAMEVVLTAAEAGADVVALCDTNGGMLPDELAEVVHEVVGAGARVGIHCHDDSGCAVANTLAAVKAGATHIQGCANGYGERSGNANLFTVIGNLQLKRGMRLVTDEQLAEMTRIAHAISEVTNVAPSPQQPYVGVSAFAHKAGLHASAVKVDPDLYQHIDPAQVGNDMRMLVSSMAGRASVELKGRELGYDLSGEKARKVVDKVKDLEAQGYTFEAADASFELLLREELNGERTRHFDVESWRVIVEQRPDGEVISEATVKLHAKGERIVCTGEGNGPVNALDRALRTALERLFPELARMELTDYKVRILELGGRGTGAVTRVLQETSDGEATWSTVGVDQNVIAASWQAMEDAVTYGLLRAGYEADTAGRTGE comes from the coding sequence ATGTACGGCGACGGGTTCCACGTCTACGACACCACTTTGCGAGACGGCGCTCAGCAGGAGGGCCTGAACCTCTCTGTGGCCGACAAGCTGGCGGTCGCGCGCCACCTCGACGAGCTGGGCGTCGGCTTCATCGAAGGCGGCTGGCCCGGTGCCAACCCCAAGGACACCGAGTTCTTCCGGCGCGCCCGCACCGAGCTGAACCTGAAGAACGCGCAGCTGGCCGCGTTCGGCGCGACCCGCCGGCCCGGCCTGAAGGCCGCCGACGACCCCCTGGTGGCCGCCCTGCGCGAATCGGAGGCGCCGGTGGTGACGCTGGTGGCCAAAAGCCACGACCGGCACGTGGAGCTGGCCCTCCGCACCACGCTGGAGGAGAACCTCGCGATGATCCGCGACACGGTCTCCCACCTGCGGGCGGAGGGCCGGCGCGTCTTCGTGGACGCCGAGCACTTCTTCGACGGGTTCAAGGCCAACCGGGCCTATGCGATGGAGGTCGTGCTGACCGCCGCCGAGGCCGGCGCGGACGTGGTCGCGCTCTGCGACACCAACGGCGGGATGCTGCCCGATGAGCTGGCCGAGGTGGTGCACGAGGTGGTCGGCGCCGGGGCCCGGGTGGGCATCCACTGCCACGACGACTCCGGCTGCGCGGTCGCCAACACCCTGGCCGCCGTCAAGGCCGGCGCCACTCACATCCAGGGCTGCGCCAACGGCTACGGTGAGCGCAGCGGCAACGCCAACCTCTTCACCGTCATCGGGAACCTGCAGCTCAAGCGGGGCATGCGGCTGGTGACCGACGAGCAGCTGGCGGAGATGACCCGCATCGCGCACGCCATCTCCGAGGTCACCAACGTGGCGCCCAGCCCGCAGCAGCCGTATGTGGGCGTGTCGGCGTTCGCGCACAAGGCCGGGCTGCACGCCTCGGCCGTCAAGGTCGACCCCGACCTCTACCAGCACATCGACCCGGCCCAGGTCGGCAACGACATGCGGATGCTGGTCTCCAGCATGGCCGGGCGCGCCTCGGTGGAGCTCAAGGGCCGTGAGCTGGGCTATGACCTGTCGGGGGAGAAGGCCCGCAAAGTCGTTGACAAGGTCAAGGACCTGGAGGCCCAGGGCTACACCTTCGAGGCCGCCGACGCCTCCTTCGAGCTGCTGCTGCGGGAGGAGCTGAACGGCGAGCGCACCCGGCACTTCGACGTGGAGTCCTGGCGGGTGATCGTCGAGCAGCGCCCCGACGGCGAGGTGATCAGCGAGGCCACCGTCAAGCTGCACGCCAAGGGCGAGCGCATCGTGTGCACCGGCGAGGGCAACGGCCCGGTCAACGCCCTGGACCGGGCGCTGCGCACCGCCCTGGAGCGGCTGTTCCCCGAGCTGGCCCGCATGGAGCTGACCGACTACAAGGTCCGCATCCTGGAGCTGGGCGGCCGCGGCACCGGCGCGGTGACGCGGGTGCTGCAGGAGACCAGCGACGGCGAGGCCACCTGGAGCACCGTCGGCGTGGACCAGAACGTGATCGCCGCGTCCTGGCAGGCCATGGAGGACGCGGTCACCTACGGGCTGCTGCGGGCCGGCTACGAAGCCGACACCGCCGGCCGCACCGGGGAATGA
- a CDS encoding branched-chain amino acid aminotransferase produces MSSTLDFDIKLSQNPTPQQERERILANPGWGQHFTDHMITIRYSADRGWHDARLEPYGPITLDPATQVFHYAQEIFEGTKAYAQADGSIVTFRPYSNAARFNRSARRMAMPEIPEELFVRSLELLVSTDRDWVPRTEGYSLYLRPFMFATSRALGVQRPSQEYLFMVIASPSGLYYPQGIKPVTVWISTDYTRAAPGGTGEAKCGGNYAASFAGQAEALEHGCDQVVWLDAAERRWVEEVGSMNLMFVYGSGPDARILTPALTGTLLPGVTRDSLLKLAPDLGIPVEEGKISIDQWEADCASGKITEVFGCGTAAIISPVGGVKGPGREWKIGDGEPGPISMRLREELIGIQYGTRPDPYGWVHKIA; encoded by the coding sequence ATGAGCAGCACCTTGGACTTCGATATCAAGCTTTCCCAAAACCCCACCCCGCAGCAGGAGCGGGAGCGCATCCTGGCCAATCCCGGATGGGGCCAGCACTTCACCGACCACATGATCACCATCCGGTACTCGGCCGACCGCGGCTGGCACGACGCCCGGCTGGAGCCGTACGGGCCGATCACGCTGGACCCGGCCACCCAGGTCTTCCACTACGCCCAGGAGATCTTCGAAGGCACCAAGGCCTACGCCCAGGCGGACGGCTCGATCGTCACCTTCCGCCCCTACAGCAACGCCGCGCGCTTCAACCGCTCGGCCCGCCGCATGGCCATGCCGGAGATCCCCGAGGAGCTGTTCGTGCGGTCGCTGGAGCTGCTGGTCAGCACCGACCGCGACTGGGTGCCCCGGACCGAGGGCTACAGCCTGTACCTGCGCCCGTTCATGTTCGCCACCAGCCGGGCGCTCGGGGTGCAGCGCCCCTCGCAGGAGTACCTGTTCATGGTGATCGCCTCCCCGTCCGGCCTGTACTACCCGCAGGGCATCAAGCCGGTGACGGTGTGGATCTCCACCGACTACACCCGGGCCGCGCCCGGCGGTACCGGCGAGGCCAAGTGCGGCGGCAACTACGCCGCCTCCTTCGCCGGGCAGGCCGAGGCGCTGGAGCACGGCTGCGACCAGGTGGTCTGGCTGGACGCCGCCGAGCGCCGCTGGGTGGAGGAGGTCGGGTCGATGAACCTGATGTTCGTCTACGGCTCCGGCCCGGACGCCCGCATCCTCACCCCGGCCCTCACCGGCACCCTGCTGCCCGGCGTGACCCGCGACTCGCTGCTCAAGCTCGCCCCCGACCTGGGCATCCCGGTGGAGGAGGGGAAGATCTCCATCGACCAGTGGGAGGCCGACTGCGCCTCCGGGAAGATCACCGAGGTGTTCGGCTGCGGCACCGCGGCGATCATCAGCCCGGTGGGCGGGGTCAAGGGCCCCGGCCGGGAGTGGAAGATCGGCGATGGCGAGCCCGGCCCGATCTCCATGCGGCTGCGCGAGGAGCTGATCGGCATCCAGTACGGCACCCGCCCCGACCCCTACGGCTGGGTCCACAAGATCGCCTGA
- a CDS encoding 3-isopropylmalate dehydrogenase, translated as MASSSTRTVRLAVIPGDGIGPEVVAEGLKVLDAVAPAHGLVFDRTTYDLGAARWHRTGETLPDSVLEELRGQDVILLGAVGDPSVPSGVLERGLLLRLRFELDHYVNLRPVKLFPGVKTPLADVTPDDIDMVVVREGTEGPYTGVGGVLRKGTPQEVATQESVNTAYGVERVIRYAFEQAAARPRKKLTLVHKDNVLTFAGDLYQRTLKRVATEYPQVTTDYCHVDAATMFFVNNPQRFDVIVTDNLFGDIITDIGAAIAGGIGLAASGNVNPDRTAPSMFEPVHGSAPDIAGQAKADPTATILSVAMLLNHIGATEAARAVEQAVSADLAERGTAVRATHEVGDAIAKRVVG; from the coding sequence ATGGCTTCCAGCAGTACCCGCACCGTTCGTCTGGCCGTCATCCCCGGAGACGGGATCGGCCCCGAGGTCGTCGCCGAAGGGCTCAAGGTGCTCGACGCCGTGGCCCCCGCCCATGGCCTGGTCTTCGACCGGACCACCTACGACCTGGGAGCGGCCCGCTGGCACCGCACCGGTGAGACGCTGCCGGACTCGGTGCTGGAGGAACTGCGCGGCCAGGACGTCATCCTGCTGGGCGCGGTCGGCGACCCGAGCGTCCCCAGCGGCGTCCTGGAGCGGGGGCTGCTGCTGCGCCTGCGGTTCGAGCTGGACCACTACGTCAACCTGCGCCCGGTGAAGCTGTTCCCGGGCGTGAAGACCCCGCTGGCCGACGTCACCCCCGACGACATCGACATGGTCGTCGTCCGGGAGGGCACCGAGGGCCCCTACACCGGGGTCGGCGGGGTGCTGCGCAAGGGCACTCCCCAGGAGGTCGCCACCCAGGAGAGCGTCAACACCGCCTACGGGGTCGAGCGGGTCATCCGCTACGCCTTCGAGCAGGCCGCCGCCCGGCCGCGCAAGAAGCTCACGCTCGTCCACAAGGACAACGTGCTGACCTTCGCCGGTGACCTCTACCAGCGCACCCTCAAGCGGGTCGCGACCGAATACCCGCAGGTCACCACCGACTACTGCCACGTCGACGCGGCGACGATGTTCTTTGTGAACAACCCGCAGCGCTTCGACGTGATCGTCACCGACAACCTGTTCGGCGACATCATCACCGACATCGGCGCCGCCATCGCCGGCGGCATCGGGCTGGCCGCCTCCGGCAACGTCAACCCCGACCGCACCGCCCCGTCGATGTTCGAGCCGGTGCACGGCAGCGCCCCCGACATCGCCGGGCAGGCCAAGGCCGACCCGACCGCCACCATCCTGTCGGTGGCCATGCTGCTGAACCACATCGGCGCCACCGAGGCCGCGCGTGCGGTGGAGCAGGCCGTCTCGGCGGACCTGGCCGAGCGTGGCACCGCCGTGCGCGCCACCCACGAGGTCGGCGACGCCATCGCCAAGCGAGTAGTCGGCTAG
- the serA gene encoding phosphoglycerate dehydrogenase: MSKPVVLVAEELSPAGIELLAADFDVRHVDGSDRSALLPAVAEVDALIVRSATKVNAEVFEHAKKLRVVARAGVGLDNVDVEAATKAGVMVVNAPTSNIVTAAEHAIALLLATARNVPQAHAALKQGEWKRSKYTGVELQGKTVGVLGLGRIGVLVAQRLAAFDMEIIAYDPYVQAARAAQLGVKLVSLEELLRESDFITVHLPKTPETIGLIGDKELHLVKPSVRIINAARGGIVDENALEAALKEGRVAGAGLDVFANEPCTDSPLFHHDNVVVTPHLGASTHEAQEKAGTQVARSVKLALSGEFVPDAVNVQGGAVAEDVKPGLPLAEKLGRIFTALAGGVPVRLEVVVRGEITAHDVKVLELAALKGVFLDVVEDAVTFVNAPLLARDRGVEVTLTTTEDSPDWRNVVQVKGTMTDGTVVSVSGTLTGPKHIERIVEINGYDMELVPAEHMAFFSYTDRPGIVGVVGRLLGDAQINIASMQVGRSSKGGKALIALTVDSAIGPDLLETIRTEIGADMGRRVDLDGND; the protein is encoded by the coding sequence TTGAGCAAGCCTGTCGTCCTCGTAGCCGAAGAACTCTCACCGGCCGGAATCGAGCTGCTGGCGGCCGACTTCGACGTCCGTCACGTCGACGGCTCCGACCGGTCCGCGCTGCTGCCCGCCGTCGCCGAGGTGGACGCCCTCATCGTGCGCAGCGCCACCAAGGTCAACGCCGAGGTGTTCGAGCACGCCAAGAAGCTGCGCGTGGTGGCGCGCGCCGGGGTCGGGCTCGACAACGTCGACGTGGAGGCCGCCACCAAGGCCGGGGTCATGGTGGTCAACGCCCCCACCTCCAACATCGTCACCGCCGCCGAGCACGCCATCGCGCTGCTGCTGGCCACCGCGCGGAACGTGCCACAGGCCCACGCCGCCCTCAAGCAGGGCGAGTGGAAGCGCTCCAAGTACACCGGCGTGGAGCTGCAGGGCAAGACCGTCGGCGTGCTGGGCCTGGGCCGCATCGGCGTGCTGGTGGCCCAGCGGCTGGCCGCCTTCGACATGGAGATCATCGCCTACGACCCCTACGTGCAGGCGGCCCGCGCCGCCCAGCTGGGCGTCAAGCTGGTCTCCCTGGAAGAGCTGCTGCGCGAAAGCGACTTCATCACCGTCCACCTGCCCAAGACCCCCGAGACCATCGGGTTGATCGGGGACAAGGAGCTGCACCTGGTCAAGCCGTCGGTGCGGATCATCAACGCCGCCCGCGGCGGGATCGTCGACGAGAACGCGCTGGAGGCGGCGCTCAAGGAGGGCCGGGTGGCCGGCGCCGGGCTGGATGTGTTCGCCAACGAGCCGTGCACCGACAGCCCGCTGTTCCACCACGACAACGTGGTGGTCACCCCGCACCTGGGCGCCAGCACCCACGAGGCGCAGGAGAAGGCCGGCACCCAGGTGGCCCGCTCGGTCAAGCTGGCGCTGAGCGGGGAGTTCGTGCCGGACGCGGTCAACGTGCAGGGCGGCGCGGTGGCCGAGGACGTCAAGCCCGGTCTGCCGCTGGCCGAGAAGCTGGGCCGCATCTTCACCGCGCTGGCCGGCGGGGTGCCGGTCCGGCTGGAGGTGGTGGTGCGCGGCGAGATCACCGCCCACGACGTCAAGGTGCTGGAGCTGGCCGCGCTCAAGGGCGTCTTCCTGGACGTGGTGGAGGACGCGGTGACGTTCGTCAACGCCCCGCTGCTGGCCCGCGACCGGGGCGTGGAGGTCACCTTGACCACCACCGAGGACAGCCCCGACTGGCGCAACGTCGTCCAGGTCAAGGGCACCATGACCGACGGCACGGTGGTGTCGGTGTCGGGCACTCTCACCGGCCCCAAGCACATCGAGCGGATCGTCGAGATCAACGGCTACGACATGGAGCTGGTGCCGGCCGAGCACATGGCGTTCTTCTCCTACACCGACCGGCCGGGCATCGTCGGGGTGGTCGGCAGGCTGCTGGGCGACGCCCAGATCAACATCGCCAGCATGCAGGTGGGCCGCAGCTCCAAGGGCGGCAAGGCGCTGATCGCGCTGACCGTGGACTCGGCCATCGGCCCGGACCTGCTGGAGACCATCCGCACCGAGATCGGCGCCGACATGGGCCGCCGCGTCGACCTCGACGGCAACGACTGA